One genomic window of Parasteatoda tepidariorum isolate YZ-2023 chromosome 9, CAS_Ptep_4.0, whole genome shotgun sequence includes the following:
- the LOC107448381 gene encoding G-protein coupled receptor Mth2-like, translating to MTSSVVLFSLVVMFLGIVTSFTNETDTKDGIVEKNNSEFFTAAGEAVLEENSAEKNNLEFPTLLSDSVLKENPAEKNKSEFPTLENGAVLAENLVEKDDSENHTIPVFVENLDENNSSEPSMYDDEYSGKDELFLSCDKWDYDPTEFVILPNGSAFVSSKNLTYEEPFYNVINNFLVVCIPENNGDTSDETKPVRYLSLTGIVISMVCLSMHLIVFSLVPDLQNLPGCNLACLCASLLLSYMFMLIGQDREEDGYPIICMIAGVLTYFFFLASFLWMSVIAFDVCRSIVLAARKMKITRHEFRVKKFLWYSLFTWCTALVFTVTAVVVDNVEGVEGNFRPMFRDACWFKEKESLLIFFAVPVGFLICLNVLYFGVSAFLTFNNQMKSSLETQAHNLKNHLLYFRLTVIMGVTWITGVIAPLVNVTWVWYLFVVLNTFQGLFIFLAFTCSPKVKKFIQQKLINVRRPSQATLKPTFQSYCNYSSSNAKTSNKATVSTDTPVKNGLDKATDFEDKSLEKGLNKISDSTDKPLKKGLEKVTDFEDKSLEKGLNKISDSTDKPLMKGLEKVTDLEDKLLEKSLDEVTYSKDKSSVKPLV from the coding sequence ATGACAAGTTCTGTAGTTCTTTTTAGTCTCGTTGTGATGTTCTTGGGTATTGTAACCTCTTTTACAAATGAAACAGATACTAAAGATGGCATAGTTGAGAAGAACAACTCTGAGTTTTTCACTGCAGCAGGTGAAGCAGTTTTGGAAGAGAATTCGGCTGAGAAGAACAATCTTGAATTTCCCACTCTGCTAAGTGACTCAGTTTTGAAAGAGAATCCAGCTGAGAAAAACAAATCAGAATTCCCCACGCTAGAAAATGGCGCAGTTCTTGCTGAGAATTTAGTTGAAAAAGACGATTCTGAGAACCACACAATTCcagtttttgtagaaaatttagaCGAAAACAACAGTTCAGAACCTTCCATGTATGATGATGAATACAGCGGCAAGGATGAATTGTTCTTGTCGTGCGACAAATGGGATTATGATCCCACTGAATTTGTGATACTTCCAAACGGTTCAGCATTCGTGTCATCGAAAAACCTAACTTACGAAGAACCATTTTACAATGTAATTAACAACTTTTTGGTAGTTTGCATACCCGAAAATAATGGAGACACTAGCGATGAAACGAAACCAGTCAGATATCTGTCTTTGACTGGAATTGTCATATCGATGGTGTGCTTATCGATGCATCTTATCGTTTTTTCCCTGGTGCCTGACTTGCAGAATTTGCCCGGGTGTAATCTGGCATGTCTATGTGCCTCTTTATTGCTGAGCTACATGTTCATGCTCATTGGTCAAGATCGGGAAGAGGATGGCTATCCTATCATATGCATGATAGCTGGTGTTTTGacctatttctttttcttggcTTCATTTCTTTGGATGTCCGTAATTGCTTTTGATGTGTGTCGCTCTATTGTGTTAGCTGCTCGCAAAATGAAGATAACGAGGCATGAATTCAGAGTGAAAAAGTTTCTGTGGTACAGTCTCTTTACATGGTGCACCGCCTTGGTGTTCACTGTAACTGCGGTAGTTGTTGATAACGTGGAAGGGGTTGAAGGAAACTTTCGTCCCATGTTCCGAGATGCATGCTGGTTCAAAGAGAAAGAATCTCTTCTGATATTTTTTGCCGTACCCGTGGGTTTCCTTATTTGCCTCAACGTTTTATATTTTGGAGTCAGCGCATTCCTGACTTTCAATAACCAAATGAAATCGAGTCTTGAAACTCAAGctcataatctgaaaaatcatctCTTATATTTTAGGCTTACTGTAATCATGGGAGTCACGTGGATTACAGGAGTGATAGCTCCCCTCGTGAATGTCACGTGGGTTTGGTACCTGTTCGTTGTCTTGAACACTTTTCAGGGACTTTTCATATTTCTTGCGTTCACATGTTCACCAAAAGTGAAAAAGTTCATTCAACAGAAATTGATAAATGTTCGAAGACCATCACAGGCAACGCTAAAGCCAACATTCCAGTCTTATTGCAATTATTCAAGTTCGAATGCGAAAACTTCAAACAAAGCCACCGTTTCTACAGATACGCCTGTAAAGAATGGCCTTGACAAAGCCACCGATTTTGAGGATAAGTCATTAGAAAAAGGCCTAAATAAAATCTCCGATTCTACAGATAAGCCTTTAAAGAAAGGCCTTGAGAAAGTCACAGATTTTGAAGATAAGTCATTAGAAAAAGGCCTAAATAAAATCTCCGATTCTACAGATAAGCCTTTAATGAAAGGCCTTGAGAAAGTCACAGATTTAGAAGATAAGCTTTTGGAGAAAAGCCTAGACGAAGTAACCTATTCTAAAGATAAGTCTTCAGTGAAACCCCTAGTCTAA